A window of the Cystobacter fuscus genome harbors these coding sequences:
- a CDS encoding ComF family protein, whose amino-acid sequence MLQSLLELLYPPACIACAKVMPVRAAFCETCDLAVERLPIARCRTCAEPGSFPRHTCPRCHDSPPPFSRAWAPFAHEGPVARAIHRFKYEDHPELAPVLGELLATECRHFLSRAPTLLVALPLHGKRFRERKYDQAQLLVEALARATGREASLGLLHRARETRRQVGLSEAERALNVSQAFRASASVAGRDVLLVDDVLTTGATVRAAATALQEAGAPHVEVLTLARAFSLA is encoded by the coding sequence GTGCTCCAGTCCCTCCTCGAACTGCTCTACCCGCCCGCGTGCATCGCCTGCGCGAAGGTGATGCCCGTGCGCGCCGCCTTCTGCGAGACGTGCGACCTCGCCGTGGAACGGCTGCCCATCGCGCGCTGCCGCACCTGCGCCGAGCCCGGCTCCTTCCCCCGCCACACCTGCCCCCGCTGCCACGACTCGCCGCCTCCCTTCTCCCGCGCCTGGGCTCCCTTCGCCCACGAGGGCCCCGTCGCCCGCGCCATCCACCGCTTCAAGTACGAGGACCATCCCGAGCTCGCCCCCGTCCTCGGAGAGCTGCTCGCCACCGAGTGCCGCCACTTCCTCTCCCGGGCCCCCACCCTGCTCGTCGCCCTGCCCCTGCATGGCAAGCGCTTTCGCGAACGCAAGTACGATCAGGCCCAACTGCTCGTGGAGGCCCTGGCCCGCGCCACGGGCCGCGAGGCCAGCCTGGGTCTGCTCCACCGCGCCCGCGAGACGCGCCGCCAGGTGGGCCTGTCCGAGGCCGAGCGCGCCCTCAATGTCTCCCAGGCCTTCCGCGCCTCCGCCTCCGTGGCCGGACGGGACGTGCTCCTCGTGGACGACGTGCTCACCACCGGCGCCACCGTCCGCGCCGCCGCCACCGCCCTCCAGGAGGCCGGGGCCCCCCACGTGGAGGTCCTCACCCTCGCCCGCGCCTTCTCCCTCGCCTGA
- a CDS encoding AAA family ATPase yields MLVGPQAAGKSLLLQTWKLGLDAGEIVSALRDAGTSLENKNELLDAYYGEGMSTAWVGKTRVSINGQPLRPEELLHARKAKGRVFFVPAHRALLMSEGWPSPFIRLKADTPTVARLFSQSLYDRFTGKQTGDLFPVERRLKQGVRTLIDDAVFHGGTVRLEKAGLQTRLELGYGKTQLPFMTWTAGQREFTPLLLGLYRVLPERRKRKEEDIEWVIIEEPEMGLHPQALTAVMALVLDLLWRGYRVVLSTHSPVVLDVVFAIQSLRDKKQGARKLREAFGLSAGAENVRFISEALNKSTRTYALAFDEELRVHGRDISSLDPGADDAATSGWGGLTGFSGRFGKAISDAVNEEGS; encoded by the coding sequence GTGCTGGTAGGTCCCCAAGCGGCGGGGAAGAGCCTCCTGTTGCAGACGTGGAAGCTGGGGCTCGACGCGGGAGAGATCGTCTCCGCGCTGCGTGATGCTGGGACCTCCCTGGAGAACAAGAACGAGCTGTTGGATGCGTACTACGGCGAGGGGATGAGCACGGCGTGGGTGGGGAAGACCCGGGTGTCCATCAATGGCCAGCCGTTGCGCCCCGAGGAACTGCTACATGCCCGGAAGGCAAAGGGCCGCGTGTTCTTCGTCCCGGCTCATCGTGCCCTCCTCATGTCAGAGGGGTGGCCATCGCCCTTCATTCGGCTCAAGGCGGATACGCCAACCGTGGCCCGCCTGTTCAGCCAGAGTCTGTATGATCGTTTCACGGGAAAGCAGACAGGAGATCTGTTTCCAGTGGAGCGACGGTTGAAGCAGGGGGTGCGTACCCTGATCGACGATGCCGTCTTCCATGGGGGCACGGTGCGGCTGGAGAAGGCCGGATTGCAGACCCGGCTTGAGCTGGGCTACGGCAAGACACAGCTCCCGTTCATGACCTGGACCGCTGGTCAGCGTGAGTTCACGCCGCTCCTGTTGGGCCTCTACCGGGTTCTTCCCGAGCGGCGCAAAAGGAAGGAAGAGGACATCGAGTGGGTCATCATCGAGGAGCCTGAAATGGGTCTTCATCCCCAGGCACTGACGGCGGTCATGGCCCTGGTCCTCGATCTGTTGTGGCGAGGCTACCGGGTGGTTTTGTCAACTCACTCGCCCGTCGTGCTGGATGTCGTCTTCGCCATCCAGTCCCTGCGGGACAAGAAGCAAGGCGCTCGGAAGCTGCGCGAGGCATTCGGGCTGTCCGCTGGGGCGGAGAATGTGCGGTTCATCAGCGAGGCACTCAACAAGTCCACGAGGACCTACGCCCTGGCGTTCGATGAGGAACTCCGCGTCCACGGCCGGGACATTTCCAGCCTCGATCCAGGCGCCGATGACGCGGCGACCTCGGGCTGGGGTGGGCTGACCGGTTTCAGTGGGAGATTTGGAAAAGCCATCTCCGATGCGGTCAACGAGGAGGGCTCGTGA
- the pfp gene encoding diphosphate--fructose-6-phosphate 1-phosphotransferase — translation MKKLAIVVAGGPAPGINSVIGAATIRACLAGVEVLGIQDGFKWLAEGDTSHVIPLTIEDTSRIHFRGGSYIGISRANPTRSPEHLQRTIDGLERLGVGMLVTVGGDGTATLAQIISEKTRGRIRVVHVPKTIDNDIDLPDDTSTFGFQTARHVGVEIVKNLMVDAKTTSRWYFVVAQGRKAGHLALAIGKAVGATVTLIPEEFRGKKVPFTTVVDLLAGSVIKRLSYGRPDGIALLAEGLADCIEPEDLARYTELPRDHMGNLHVADVPLAEVLEKAVKMRLAALGIKSTIVSKYIGYEVRCADPIPFDMEYTRDLGHCAARYIIEGGTEAVVAMINGRFQAIPFEKMKDPATGRPRVRMVDVDSDRYRIARSFMLRLKREDFARPGEVARFAETCQLTPEAFRREFFHLVKDEPEIAVDVGQALAATPTPGGNAESGESQEGGPPAT, via the coding sequence ATGAAGAAGCTCGCCATTGTCGTCGCCGGGGGGCCTGCCCCGGGCATCAACAGCGTGATTGGAGCGGCCACCATCCGAGCCTGCCTCGCGGGCGTGGAGGTGCTCGGCATCCAGGATGGCTTCAAGTGGCTCGCCGAGGGAGACACCTCCCACGTCATCCCCCTCACCATCGAGGACACCAGCCGCATCCACTTTCGCGGCGGCTCGTACATCGGCATCTCGCGCGCCAACCCCACGCGCTCCCCCGAGCACCTCCAGCGCACCATCGATGGGCTGGAGCGCCTGGGAGTGGGCATGCTCGTCACGGTGGGCGGAGATGGCACGGCCACGCTCGCGCAGATCATCTCCGAGAAGACGCGCGGCCGCATCCGCGTGGTGCACGTGCCCAAGACGATCGACAACGACATCGACCTGCCCGACGACACGAGCACCTTCGGCTTCCAGACGGCGCGCCACGTGGGCGTGGAGATCGTCAAGAACCTGATGGTGGACGCGAAGACGACGTCGCGCTGGTACTTCGTCGTCGCCCAGGGACGGAAGGCGGGACACCTCGCCCTGGCGATCGGCAAGGCGGTGGGCGCCACCGTCACCCTCATCCCCGAGGAGTTCCGCGGCAAGAAGGTGCCCTTCACCACCGTGGTGGACCTGCTCGCCGGCTCCGTCATCAAGCGGCTCTCGTACGGGCGCCCGGACGGCATCGCGCTGCTGGCCGAGGGGCTCGCCGACTGCATCGAGCCCGAGGATCTGGCGCGCTACACGGAGCTGCCGCGCGACCACATGGGCAACCTGCACGTGGCGGACGTGCCCCTGGCCGAGGTGCTCGAGAAGGCCGTCAAGATGCGGCTCGCGGCGTTGGGCATCAAGTCCACGATCGTCTCCAAGTACATCGGCTACGAGGTGCGCTGCGCGGATCCCATTCCGTTCGACATGGAGTACACGCGGGACCTCGGCCATTGCGCGGCGCGCTACATCATCGAGGGGGGAACCGAGGCCGTGGTGGCGATGATCAACGGACGCTTCCAGGCCATCCCGTTCGAGAAGATGAAGGACCCGGCCACCGGGCGGCCCCGTGTGCGCATGGTGGATGTGGACTCGGATCGCTACCGCATCGCGCGCAGCTTCATGCTGCGGCTCAAGCGCGAGGACTTCGCCCGGCCGGGAGAGGTGGCGCGCTTCGCGGAGACGTGCCAGCTCACCCCCGAGGCGTTCCGCCGCGAGTTCTTCCACCTGGTGAAGGACGAGCCGGAGATCGCGGTGGACGTCGGCCAGGCTCTGGCGGCCACGCCGACTCCAGGAGGCAACGCGGAGAGCGGAGAGAGCCAGGAGGGCGGTCCTCCCGCGACCTGA
- a CDS encoding DUF4287 domain-containing protein gives MTTKPVKGPQSYFPSIEKTYGRPVEEWFKVIRSAPVKKHMEIVNWLKSEHGLGHGHANALVAYLRDQEAR, from the coding sequence GTGACGACCAAACCGGTGAAGGGACCCCAATCGTACTTCCCGTCGATCGAGAAGACGTACGGCCGCCCCGTGGAGGAGTGGTTCAAGGTCATTCGCTCAGCGCCCGTCAAGAAGCACATGGAGATCGTGAACTGGCTGAAGTCCGAACACGGACTCGGCCACGGGCACGCCAACGCACTCGTGGCTTACCTGCGGGATCAAGAAGCCAGGTAG
- a CDS encoding DUF5953 family protein has protein sequence MAATQNSLHLIVYAPALVGDDGRPLAIVHGMERAVPGLRLGWTTSEKDDLIALPHRDEWVTTNRTDNGFPFLCNDDENRVMTLTGWENARGLAADMTPHFEVHATLPQDEAGIAAAADALEAVAEGARAIWGRVLPDSVAETVAQQFRHPGDAAHIPPKGLPSLKLSWDIPAPEIPHYLGWLNYWSSATARAIGFPDPARDADLLSRSRRTTTGGWVVRLTDAPLDLDNPAHLDALKRAYERFPEIGGRSTP, from the coding sequence ATGGCAGCCACGCAAAACTCTTTACACCTTATTGTCTACGCACCTGCGCTTGTAGGCGACGATGGGCGCCCTCTTGCCATCGTCCATGGAATGGAGCGCGCGGTTCCCGGCTTGCGGCTGGGGTGGACGACTTCTGAAAAGGACGACCTCATTGCATTGCCTCACCGTGATGAGTGGGTCACGACAAATAGGACAGACAACGGGTTTCCGTTCCTCTGCAATGACGACGAGAATCGCGTCATGACGCTTACCGGATGGGAGAATGCGAGAGGTCTTGCCGCGGACATGACGCCACACTTTGAAGTCCATGCGACGCTGCCACAAGACGAAGCGGGTATTGCGGCGGCAGCGGATGCGCTAGAAGCCGTAGCAGAGGGGGCTCGCGCGATCTGGGGGCGCGTGCTGCCAGATAGCGTGGCCGAGACAGTGGCGCAGCAGTTTCGCCACCCGGGGGATGCGGCTCATATTCCGCCCAAAGGGCTACCCTCTCTCAAACTCTCATGGGATATCCCCGCGCCTGAGATTCCGCATTACCTGGGATGGCTGAACTATTGGTCTTCCGCTACCGCGCGCGCCATCGGCTTTCCGGACCCCGCCCGCGACGCGGATTTGCTTTCGCGCTCACGGCGTACCACGACGGGCGGGTGGGTTGTCAGGCTCACCGATGCGCCGCTCGACCTGGACAACCCCGCACACCTGGACGCGCTTAAACGGGCCTACGAGCGCTTCCCGGAGATTGGTGGGCGCTCCACCCCTTGA
- a CDS encoding DUF6310 domain-containing protein, whose amino-acid sequence MLLTACASAPAPQSMPRPHAFVSTPTLGPRIRLVSAPMEPAPERSWIGKADLDKARALLSRAREDLEPRQWEQLDRELTAAERAFERFSRAARTSGHAAEVARGAEGLAQAGRAGEAPLALSRVGPVLVALVLLWPFRTAGPESDSRPPWVDAQREFEARLRDVSESSRQLMVELEAQPRAAKAPARKPSPQKQLASALVEEDDPRCKPVPVPHLGGNDPHNKCADLMPNNSFPGWDVFVNGKNFDALQLATRTLWDVKTDDFDRHSSRSQEFLAGVKLPELQREDGLAKQCGYDFIVGVKSATHKAMLFKLDPNLKVVVMDWC is encoded by the coding sequence GTGCTGCTCACCGCCTGCGCGAGCGCGCCCGCCCCGCAGTCGATGCCACGGCCCCATGCCTTCGTGTCGACTCCCACTTTGGGCCCTCGCATCCGGCTCGTTTCCGCGCCGATGGAGCCGGCACCGGAACGGTCGTGGATTGGAAAGGCGGACCTGGACAAGGCCAGGGCACTGCTGTCTCGGGCGCGCGAGGACCTGGAACCGCGTCAGTGGGAACAGTTGGACCGCGAGCTCACCGCGGCGGAGCGGGCCTTCGAGCGCTTCTCGCGCGCCGCGAGGACGAGCGGGCATGCCGCTGAGGTAGCGAGGGGAGCCGAGGGCCTCGCCCAGGCTGGACGCGCAGGCGAGGCCCCTTTGGCGCTCTCCAGGGTGGGTCCGGTGCTTGTGGCCCTCGTCCTGCTCTGGCCCTTCCGCACCGCCGGGCCGGAGTCTGACAGCCGCCCGCCCTGGGTCGACGCTCAACGGGAGTTCGAGGCACGGCTGCGGGACGTCTCGGAGTCCTCGCGGCAACTCATGGTGGAACTTGAGGCCCAGCCTCGTGCGGCGAAAGCACCGGCCCGGAAGCCCTCGCCACAGAAGCAGCTCGCGTCCGCCCTCGTGGAGGAAGACGACCCGAGATGCAAGCCCGTCCCGGTGCCACACTTGGGCGGTAATGACCCGCACAACAAATGCGCCGACCTGATGCCGAACAACAGCTTCCCCGGTTGGGATGTGTTCGTGAATGGGAAGAACTTCGACGCGCTGCAACTGGCCACGCGCACTCTGTGGGACGTCAAGACGGATGACTTCGACAGACACTCGTCTCGGTCCCAGGAGTTTCTTGCTGGAGTGAAGTTGCCGGAATTACAACGCGAGGACGGGCTCGCCAAACAGTGTGGATATGACTTCATCGTTGGTGTCAAAAGCGCCACGCACAAAGCCATGTTGTTCAAACTAGACCCCAACCTCAAAGTTGTTGTCATGGATTGGTGCTGA